From Penaeus vannamei isolate JL-2024 chromosome 12, ASM4276789v1, whole genome shotgun sequence, the proteins below share one genomic window:
- the LOC138863605 gene encoding uncharacterized protein produces MICIPKMIYGKQKGSEYVLVMENIKAAGYVTNDKRKGFDVEHIMRAVEEIAKLHAVSYAYNKSHNFLEKFPCYQFKAETISIIPPFLACSLKNCAAYLKTVEGKEELAEKVGNSNAILSKKFHALFDDFGNQCLCHGDFWNSNIMYKHKQHEDGQEQILEGLKLIDWGNSGWVNPMFDLQYLLHTTTTLELRKAHIDDLLHKYHTLFTSLTTKLGAPLPHYDYTAFREDWDRTAIYGFTVGIILTQGTLSTTNPAAKVPGPSMLDHGAFTPIRLVVNGFKTGMAKLLGPIMSWPNGGKYMEKFLAGILKPVHKELLSGTNEVMNARLLELLCEADEKGLFDE; encoded by the coding sequence ATGATTTGTATCCCGAAGATGATTTACGGAAAGCAGAAAGGAAGCGAGTATGTGCTGGTGATGGAGAACATCAAGGCCGCTGGATATGTGACCAATGACAAGAGAAAGGGCTTTGACGTCGAACACATCATGAGGGCTGTTGAGGAAATTGCAAAGCTCCATGCAGTGTCTTACGCCTACAACAAGTCTCACAACTTCCTCGAAAAGTTCCCATGTTACCAGTTCAAAGCCGAGACGATTAGTATTATCCCCCCATTTCTAGCCTGCAGCTTGAAAAATTGCGCTGCCTATCTGAAGACGGTGGAAGGCAAGGAAGAACTTGCAGAGAAAGTTGGGAACTCAAATGCCATTTTGTCCAAGAAATTTCACGCTCTTTTCGACGATTTCGGGAACCAGTGCCTCTGCCATGGGGATTTCTGGAACAGCAACattatgtacaaacacaaacagcatGAAGACGGCCAAGAACAGATCCTTGAAGGACTCAAACTCATCGACTGGGGGAACTCTGGATGGGTAAATCCCATGTTCGACCTCCAGTACCTGCTTCATACCACAACCACGCTAGAACTAAGGAAAGCCCACATCGACGACCTCCTGCATAAGTACCACACCCTCTTTACGTCCCTCACCACTAAGCTTGGGGCACCCTTGCCCCACTACGACTACACCGCCTTCCGGGAAGACTGGGACCGCACAGCCATCTATGGGTTCACCGTGGGTATCATACTCACCCAAGGAACTCTTAGTACAACGAACCCCGCGGCTAAAGTCCCAGGACCCTCCATGCTCGACCACGGAGCCTTCACGCCCATCAGACTTGTAGTAAACGGCTTCAAGACGGGCATGGCGAAGCTCCTCGGGCCGATCATGTCTTGGCCGAATGGTGGCAAGTACATGGAGAAATTCTTGGCTGGAATTCTGAAGCCAGTCCATAAGGAACTTTTATCTGGAACGAATGAAGTTATGAATGCGAGGCTGCTTGAGCTCCTGTGTGAAGCTGATGAGAAAGGTCTCTTTGACGAGTAA
- the LOC138863606 gene encoding uncharacterized protein, translating into MYSEVVHELNAFLAARVPEASPICIPKMIYGKQKGSEYVLVMENIKAAGYVTNDKRKGLDVEHIMRAVEEIAKLHAVSYAYNKSHNFLEKFPCYQFKAETISVIPPFLACSLKNCVAYLKTVKGKEELAEKVENSNAILSKKFHALFDDFGNQCLCHGDFWNCNIMYKHKQHEDGQEQILEGLKLIDWGNSGWVNPMFDLQYLLHTTTTLELRKAHIDDLLHKYHTLFTSLTTKLGAPLPHYDYTAFREDWDRTAIYGFTVGIILTQGTLSTTNPAAKVPGPSMLDHGAFTPIRLVVNGFKTGMAKLLGPIMSWPNGGKYMEKFLAGILKPVQKELLSGTNEVMNARLLELLCEADEKGLFDE; encoded by the coding sequence ATGTACTCGGAGGTAGTACACGAGCTCAACGCTTTCCTGGCTGCCAGGGTGCCGGAGGCGTCACCGATTTGTATCCCGAAGATGATTTACGGAAAGCAGAAAGGAAGCGAGTATGTGCTGGTGATGGAGAACATCAAGGCCGCTGGATATGTGACCAATGACAAGAGAAAAGGCCTTGACGTCGAACACATCATGAGGGCTGTTGAGGAAATTGCAAAGCTCCATGCAGTGTCTTACGCCTACAACAAGTCTCACAATTTCCTCGAAAAGTTCCCATGTTACCAGTTCAAGGCCGAGACGATTAGTGTTATCCCCCCATTTCTAGCCTGCAGCTTGAAAAATTGCGTTGCCTATCTGAAGACGGTGAAAGGCAAGGAAGAACTTGCGGAGAAAGTTGAGAACTCAAATGCCATTTTGTCCAAGAAATTTCACGCTCTTTTCGACGATTTCGGGAACCAGTGCCTCTGCCATGGGGATTTCTGGAACTGCAACattatgtacaaacacaaacaacatgaAGACGGCCAAGAACAGATCCTTGAAGGACTCAAACTCATCGACTGGGGGAACTCTGGATGGGTAAATCCCATGTTCGACCTCCAGTACCTGCTTCATACCACAACCACGCTAGAACTAAGGAAAGCCCACATCGACGACCTCCTGCATAAGTACCACACCCTCTTTACGTCCCTCACCACTAAGCTTGGGGCACCCTTGCCCCACTACGACTACACCGCCTTCCGGGAAGACTGGGACCGCACAGCCATCTATGGGTTCACCGTGGGTATCATACTCACCCAAGGAACTCTTAGTACAACGAACCCCGCGGCTAAAGTCCCAGGACCCTCCATGCTCGACCACGGAGCCTTCACGCCCATCAGACTTGTAGTAAACGGCTTCAAGACGGGCATGGCGAAGCTCCTCGGGCCGATCATGTCTTGGCCGAATGGTGGCAAGTACATGGAGAAATTCTTGGCTGGAATTCTGAAGCCAGTACAGAAGGAACTTTTATCTGGAACGAATGAAGTTATGAATGCGAGGCTACTTGAGCTCCTGTGTGAGGCAGATGAGAAAGGTCTCTTTGACGAGTAA